The following proteins are encoded in a genomic region of Camelus ferus isolate YT-003-E chromosome 8, BCGSAC_Cfer_1.0, whole genome shotgun sequence:
- the RIPPLY2 gene encoding protein ripply2, producing MEIPESTESRAGQCARRRRQPPAAPDRPTRRGGADSGSAGFWRPWVDDRGEKAEEAPQQAAQAIPDGPGITDALGKLSRYKHPVRLFWPKSKCCDYLYQEAEALLKNFPIQATISIYEDSDSEEEIEELICEN from the exons ATGGAGATCCCGGAGAGCACGGAGAGCCGAGCCGGCCAGTGCGCACGACGCCGCCGCCAACCGCCCGCAGCCCCGGACCGCCCGACGCGGCGCGGGGGCGCGGACTCCGG ATCCGCAGGCTTCTGGAGACCGTGGGTGGACGACCGGGGCGAGAAGGCGGAGGAGGCGCCGCAGCAGGCCGCGCAGGCG ATTCCCGATGGCCCCGGAATAACGGACGCCTTAGGAAAGCTTTCCCGATACAAACACCCCGTCAG ACTGTTTTggccaaaatcaaagtgttgtGATTACTTATATCAAGAAGCAGAAGCTCTTCTGAAAAATTTTCCAATTCAAGCCACAATTTCAATTTATGAAGATTCTGATAGTGAAGAAGAAATTGAGGAGCTGATCTGTGAAAATTAG